In Deinococcus yavapaiensis KR-236, one genomic interval encodes:
- the galT gene encoding galactose-1-phosphate uridylyltransferase, giving the protein MNASSAQNSLPPNRYERAEYVKPDGRKLWLYSRTHIDVGDIPSPSPEAVAATPHLRWHPLRGEWVIYAAYRQNRPFLPPPNYNPLAPTRDPENPTELPQGAYDVAVFENRFPSLVPEPGPAPTIDGTLTADGVGACEVVVYSQDPNTNVGELDASHVELLVDVWADRTTRLAERGLAYVLPFENRGVEVGVTLHHPHGQIYAYDFLPPVQVRTLQMARAHRESHGEAWLETFVRTERAASTRVVTDAGEALSVVPPFARYAFETWIVPARAATRLSDLSQQERRAFAALISDTVRRFDALFEQPMPYLMTIHQAPTDGTDYPEWPLHIEFYPYLRAKGKLKYLAGTEQGAGVFANDALPEAKAAELRAVKLPGAS; this is encoded by the coding sequence ATGAACGCTTCGAGCGCCCAAAACTCCTTGCCCCCCAACCGATACGAACGAGCCGAGTACGTCAAGCCGGACGGGCGCAAATTGTGGTTGTACTCGAGAACGCACATCGACGTCGGCGACATTCCCTCGCCCAGCCCCGAAGCGGTCGCCGCCACGCCGCACCTGCGCTGGCATCCTCTGCGCGGTGAGTGGGTCATCTACGCCGCTTACCGGCAAAACCGTCCGTTCCTGCCGCCTCCGAACTACAATCCGCTCGCGCCGACCCGCGATCCCGAGAACCCCACGGAATTACCTCAAGGCGCGTACGACGTCGCCGTCTTCGAAAACCGCTTTCCGAGCCTCGTGCCCGAGCCCGGCCCGGCCCCGACCATCGACGGCACCTTGACGGCCGACGGCGTGGGCGCGTGCGAAGTCGTCGTGTACTCGCAGGATCCGAACACGAACGTCGGCGAGCTCGACGCCTCGCACGTCGAACTTCTCGTGGACGTCTGGGCGGACCGCACCACGCGCCTCGCCGAGCGGGGCCTCGCGTACGTCCTGCCCTTCGAGAATCGCGGCGTGGAAGTCGGCGTGACGCTGCATCACCCTCACGGTCAAATCTACGCGTACGACTTTCTGCCGCCCGTGCAAGTTCGCACGCTGCAAATGGCGCGCGCCCACCGCGAAAGTCACGGGGAGGCGTGGCTGGAGACCTTCGTTCGTACCGAGCGCGCCGCGAGCACCCGCGTCGTGACGGACGCCGGAGAGGCGCTGAGCGTCGTGCCGCCGTTCGCGCGTTACGCCTTCGAGACGTGGATCGTACCCGCCCGCGCCGCTACGCGCCTGTCCGACCTCTCGCAGCAGGAGCGCCGCGCCTTCGCCGCTCTCATCTCGGACACCGTGCGCCGCTTCGACGCCCTCTTCGAACAGCCCATGCCGTACCTCATGACCATCCACCAAGCGCCCACGGACGGCACCGATTACCCAGAGTGGCCGCTGCACATCGAGTTTTACCCGTATCTGCGCGCCAAGGGCAAGCTGAAGTACCTCGCCGGAACCGAGCAGGGTGCGGGCGTGTTCGCCAACGACGCGCTGCCCGAGGCGAAGGCGGCAGAGCTTCGCGCCGTGAAACTCCCGGGGGCGTCATGA
- the galK gene encoding galactokinase: MSDTQDTHRATFRDLFGLDATVTAAAPGRVNLIGEHTDYNDGFVLPTAIPQKTTVLLARRDGTRVRAHATNLGKDGEYILGGEARTGTWVDYIAGVTQELARDGHVLSGFDVTVASDVPLGSGLSSSAALLVALVRGLRELYSLDIDDVTVATLARRAENGLVGANVGIMDQMACSLASEGEALFLDCRDLSFERVKLPAGADLVVLHSGVEHQHAGGDYNTRRAECEKACELLDVNALRDLTEADLERVNALPEPLNRRARHVITENARVLKAVEAMRAGDLERLGELFFASHASMRDDYAVSVPEVDLIVELAREHPEIFGARLTGGGFGGSVVMLARLGTGRRVGELIAEAYGTRTGREPKLLTPSA, translated from the coding sequence GTGAGCGACACTCAAGACACCCACCGAGCCACCTTCCGAGACCTCTTCGGGCTCGACGCGACCGTCACGGCGGCCGCGCCGGGCCGCGTGAACCTCATCGGCGAGCACACCGACTACAACGACGGCTTCGTGCTTCCGACCGCCATTCCACAAAAGACGACGGTGCTTCTCGCGAGGCGCGACGGAACGCGCGTGCGGGCCCACGCCACGAACCTCGGCAAAGACGGCGAGTACATCCTCGGCGGGGAAGCCAGAACCGGCACGTGGGTGGACTACATCGCGGGCGTCACGCAGGAACTCGCGCGCGACGGTCACGTCCTCTCCGGCTTCGACGTGACCGTCGCCTCGGACGTGCCGCTCGGCTCCGGCCTGTCGAGCTCGGCGGCGCTCCTCGTCGCACTCGTTCGTGGCTTGCGAGAACTCTACTCGCTCGACATCGACGACGTGACGGTCGCCACACTGGCCCGCCGCGCCGAGAACGGACTCGTCGGCGCGAACGTCGGCATCATGGATCAGATGGCGTGCAGCCTCGCGTCCGAAGGCGAAGCGCTGTTCCTGGATTGCCGTGACCTCTCGTTCGAGCGCGTGAAGCTGCCTGCGGGCGCGGACCTCGTCGTGCTGCATTCCGGCGTCGAGCATCAGCATGCGGGCGGCGACTACAACACGCGCCGCGCGGAGTGCGAGAAGGCGTGCGAACTTCTGGACGTGAACGCCCTGCGCGACCTCACCGAAGCCGACTTGGAGCGCGTGAACGCCCTGCCCGAACCGTTGAATCGGCGCGCTCGTCACGTCATCACCGAGAACGCGCGGGTCCTCAAGGCGGTCGAAGCGATGCGTGCGGGCGACTTGGAACGTCTCGGCGAACTGTTTTTCGCCTCGCACGCCTCCATGCGCGACGACTACGCGGTGAGCGTGCCCGAAGTGGATCTCATCGTGGAACTCGCGCGCGAACACCCCGAGATCTTCGGGGCGCGCCTCACAGGGGGTGGCTTCGGGGGCAGCGTCGTGATGCTCGCGCGCCTCGGCACGGGCCGCCGCGTCGGGGAGCTTATCGCCGAAGCGTACGGAACGCGCACGGGCCGCGAGCCGAAGCTTCTCACGCCGAGCGCCTGA
- a CDS encoding GreA/GreB family elongation factor, which produces MQHEIKLTPQGYARLERALQQQRDRLEDARRVVRDQLEANDAENLGLSEAQDHLLAVEARLQEIEDTLARAVVLESETLDVSTATIGAVVALRDVASGRELRVQLVSPAEVTGTIDGVARISTDSPVGSRLLGRQVGEAFEVPLGRRSVTYVVHALDRME; this is translated from the coding sequence ATGCAGCACGAGATCAAGCTGACCCCCCAAGGGTACGCACGTCTGGAGCGGGCGCTGCAGCAGCAGCGGGACCGATTGGAGGACGCTCGGCGTGTCGTGCGCGATCAACTCGAAGCGAACGACGCGGAGAACCTCGGGTTGAGCGAAGCACAAGATCACCTGCTTGCCGTGGAAGCACGCCTTCAGGAAATCGAGGACACGCTCGCTCGCGCGGTCGTGTTGGAAAGCGAAACGCTGGACGTGAGCACCGCGACCATTGGCGCGGTCGTCGCGCTACGTGACGTAGCGAGTGGGCGTGAGCTGCGTGTACAACTCGTCAGTCCTGCCGAAGTGACCGGAACGATCGATGGCGTGGCCCGCATCAGTACGGACAGCCCGGTCGGGTCACGCTTGCTCGGCAGGCAGGTCGGAGAGGCCTTCGAGGTACCGCTCGGAAGGCGCTCCGTCACGTACGTCGTGCACGCACTCGACCGAATGGAGTGA
- a CDS encoding M24 family metallopeptidase: MNRAQEVAAKLGRLVNLMEEAGADGVRLRGIDWFAWVTAGGSNVVVLASDVGVAEVFLTKEGAWILTDEIEADRLRDEEIVGPLQVWSHPWADASAKDAFVNEQAPGHVLSDRPAPGEDPLPASAWSMRWTLLDNSESGRLRTVGRLAAEAMTEALTACEPTWTERDLAAAGSAALVKRGLEPGLVMAAGERRLALYRHFVTKDDPVGSYGGLVFCARGQGLYVSITRFVSFGKLDERSAEAHEKVRTVEARVLEACRLGARFDDLYDTLRRAYEDVGERDAINQHHQGGLTGYRAREVIVTPDTKDVLPPNCALAWNPSVIGAKIEDTIFMDSAGAHQVLTLDPAWPTVESTFGPRPAVLEK, translated from the coding sequence GTGAATCGAGCGCAGGAAGTCGCCGCGAAACTCGGACGGCTCGTGAACTTGATGGAGGAAGCCGGGGCGGACGGCGTACGGCTGCGCGGCATCGATTGGTTCGCGTGGGTGACGGCGGGCGGTTCCAACGTCGTCGTGCTCGCGTCGGACGTCGGCGTGGCCGAAGTCTTCCTCACGAAGGAAGGCGCTTGGATCCTGACGGACGAAATCGAGGCGGACCGATTGCGCGACGAGGAAATCGTCGGACCCTTGCAAGTCTGGTCGCACCCTTGGGCGGACGCGAGCGCCAAAGACGCTTTCGTGAACGAGCAAGCGCCCGGGCACGTCCTCTCCGACCGCCCCGCGCCTGGCGAGGACCCCTTGCCCGCGTCGGCATGGTCGATGCGCTGGACTTTGCTCGACAACAGCGAAAGCGGCCGTCTGCGCACCGTGGGCCGCCTCGCCGCCGAAGCGATGACCGAAGCCCTCACGGCCTGCGAACCGACGTGGACCGAACGCGACCTCGCGGCGGCGGGCTCGGCGGCCCTCGTGAAGCGCGGCTTGGAACCCGGTCTCGTGATGGCGGCCGGAGAGCGCCGCCTCGCCCTCTACCGCCACTTCGTCACCAAAGACGACCCCGTCGGCTCGTACGGAGGCCTGGTGTTCTGCGCCCGAGGCCAAGGGCTGTACGTCAGCATCACGCGCTTCGTGAGCTTCGGAAAGCTCGACGAGCGCAGCGCCGAAGCGCACGAGAAAGTCCGGACGGTGGAGGCGCGCGTCCTCGAAGCCTGCAGACTCGGCGCTCGGTTCGACGACCTCTACGACACCTTGCGCCGCGCGTACGAGGACGTCGGCGAGCGCGACGCCATCAATCAGCACCACCAAGGCGGCTTGACGGGCTACCGAGCACGCGAAGTCATCGTCACGCCCGACACGAAGGACGTTTTGCCGCCGAACTGCGCCCTTGCCTGGAATCCTAGCGTGATCGGCGCGAAGATTGAGGACACCATTTTCATGGACTCTGCCGGGGCACACCAAGTCCTGACCCTCGACCCCGCTTGGCCGACCGTCGAAAGCACGTTCGGTCCCCGACCTGCCGTACTGGAGAAATGA
- a CDS encoding PSP1 domain-containing protein, producing the protein MFIQAVRFDHSPQLHDMNADVPYDVGARVVVQSRRGLEMARVRGEPHLAPSEPKPMTILRTATPEDLETHEQLVREGEDLKWLARARARSRGLSVKIVSCEFTLDGALLTISYSADERIELGNLVQDLRSHTKAKINFLAVGPREQAMTIGALGACGRENCSSTHLQDFAPVSIRMARDQQLPLNPEKLSGPCGRLLCCLQFEHTMYQELLKELPRKNAKVCHTESGACGKVVKLNPLAGTVDVYTDAGLLAGVKPDELTPWSGNDKNPS; encoded by the coding sequence ATGTTCATTCAAGCCGTACGTTTCGATCACTCGCCGCAGTTGCACGACATGAACGCGGACGTTCCTTACGACGTCGGCGCGCGTGTCGTCGTGCAAAGTCGACGCGGCTTGGAGATGGCGCGGGTGCGTGGCGAGCCGCACCTCGCGCCGTCTGAGCCGAAACCCATGACGATCCTGCGAACGGCGACGCCCGAGGACCTCGAGACGCACGAGCAACTCGTGCGCGAAGGCGAAGACCTCAAGTGGCTCGCTCGCGCTCGGGCCCGCTCGCGTGGCTTGAGCGTCAAGATCGTCTCGTGCGAATTCACGCTCGACGGAGCCTTGCTCACCATCAGCTACAGTGCCGACGAGCGCATCGAACTCGGCAACCTCGTGCAGGACCTGCGATCGCACACGAAGGCGAAAATCAACTTCTTGGCCGTCGGTCCGCGCGAGCAGGCCATGACGATCGGCGCGCTCGGAGCTTGCGGACGCGAGAACTGCTCCAGCACGCACTTGCAGGACTTCGCGCCCGTCTCGATTCGCATGGCGCGCGATCAACAGTTACCGCTCAATCCCGAGAAGCTCAGCGGGCCGTGCGGACGTCTGCTGTGCTGCTTGCAATTCGAGCACACGATGTACCAGGAACTCCTCAAGGAGTTGCCGCGCAAGAATGCCAAGGTGTGCCACACCGAGAGCGGCGCGTGCGGAAAAGTCGTGAAGCTCAATCCGCTGGCCGGCACGGTGGACGTGTACACGGACGCGGGCCTGTTGGCGGGCGTGAAGCCCGACGAGTTGACGCCGTGGAGCGGCAACGACAAGAACCCGTCCTGA